AAAAGAAAATCCTGCGGACGCGGTTGTCGCGTCCCATCGTCTGATGATTCGCGCCGGTTTGGTTCGTAAATCCTCCGCCGGTCTTTACTTCTATCTCCCTCTTGGTGTGAGAATTCTTCAAAAGATCAAACAGATCATTAGGGAAGAGATGAACGCGACGGGGGCATTGGAATTCGACCTTCCCATTCTCACTCCTTCCGAACTCTGGGAACAGAGCGGAAGATGGAACGCGATGGGAAAAGAAATGTTTCGGATCCAAGATCGACACGACCTCAAATACGCGCTCGGGCCAACTCACGAAGAATCTTTTAGTTATCTCGTAAAGCCTCTTTTGAAATCGTATAAGGATCTTCCGATCAACGTCTATCAGATCCAGACGAAGTTTCGTGATGAGATTCGTCCACGCTTCGGAGTGATTCGTTCGAGAGAGTTTATTATGAAAGATGCATATTCTTTTCATATAGACGACGCTTCTTTGGACGAAACCTATCAAGCGATGAGAGTCGCTTATCGAAAGATGTTCGATCGTTGCGGTCTCAAGACCATTCCCGTTCTTGCAGATTCCGGAAGTATGGGCGGTTCGGCTTCGGAAGAATTTATGGTCGTATCTCCGATCGGAGAGGAAACCTTGCTTCTTTGCGCGAAGTGCGATTACAGTTCGAACAGCGAAAAAACTCCCCTTATATTAGAAAAAGAGAATATTCCTTCTACGCTTCCCGAGAAAAAAGAAGTTTCGACTCCGGGCAAAAAGACCATCGAAGAAGTGAGTCAGTTTCTCGGAATTTCCGCGAAAGAAACGATCAAAGCGGTCGCTTTAAAATCGGAAAAAAAGAAGATTCTTGTCTATCTTCGCGGAGATCTGGAACTCAATCTTCACAAACTTCATTCTCTTCTGCGAATTGTGGATACGGAGCCGATGAGCGATTTGGAAATCGGAGAACTCGGGCTGGTTCCCGGTTTTATTCAACCGATTGCGCCGAACGAGAAAGTAAAGGTTTTATACGATCGTTCCTTACAGAAAGAACTTCCGTATGTCGTCGGTGGAGGGAAGGAAGATCTTCATATCCAAGGTTTTATCTTGGAAAAGGAAATCTCCAATCTGCCCGAATTTGCGGATGTCGCATTAGCAAGAGAAGGGGATCTTTGTCCGAATTGTAATTCTCCCTTAAAAGCTGAAAAAGGAATCGAGGTCGGGCATATCTTCAAACTCGGAGAAAAATATACGAAGGCTTTCGGGATTCAAGTTTTGGATCAAAGCGGAAAAGCGAGAACGCTTACGATGGGCTGTTACGGAATCGGGGTCAACAGAACCCTTGCGACCGTGATCGAACAGTGCAACGACGATAAGGGGATTTTTTGGCCGATCAGCATCGCGCCTTTCGAAGTGACTCTTGTGAGCATCACGAAAGGTGAAGAACAATACGCAAAAGCAGAAGAATTTTATAATGTTCTAAAGAATGAAGGCGTCGAAGTTTTCTGGGACGACCGCGATCTCGGCCCGGGATTTAAACTAAAAGATTCCGAACTCATCGGTTTTCCGATCCGAGTCACGATCGGAAAAAAATTCTTCGAAAACGGAGAACTTTCGATCTACAATCGCAAAAAGGATAAAGAAGAATCCTTTGTTTTTACCGATTTTGAAGATTTTACAACTCGAGTAGAATCGCTTCGCCAAGAACTCTTTGCAGAGTTGGAGTAGGTATGGGAAAAGAATCAAAACATTCCGAAAAGGAAGGATATTTCGGGGAATTCGGCGGACGTTATTCTCCTGAAATTCTTCACGACGCTCTCGTGGAACTCGAAGCCACGTACAAGAAGTTAAAGAAAAACAAACACTTCAAAAAAGAACTCGAATACTATCGTAAGAATTATATCGGAAGACCTTCTCCCCTGACTTACGCGGAACGTCTGACAAAGGCCTGGGGTGGCGCGAGAATCTGGCTCAAGAGAGAAGATCTCAATCATACAGGCGCCCATAAGATCAACAACACGATCGGACAGGTTCTGATCGCAAAGGCGATGGGAAAAACAAGAATCATCGCCGAGACCGGAGCGGGTCAGCACGGTGTTGCGACCGCGACCGTGGGAGCGATGTTCCAGTTGGAAACCGTCGTTTACATGGGCGACGAGGATTTGCGTCGCCAAGAACTCAACGCGATTCGCATGAGAATGATGGGCGCGAAGGTCGTAGGCGTCTCTGCCGGAACCGCCACTCTCAAAGACGCGACAAGCGAAGCGATGAGAGACTGGGCATTGAATGTTTCCAATACACATTACATCGTGGGTTCCGCGGTGGGACCTCATCCGTTTCCGACGATCGTAAGAGACTTTCAATCCGTCATCGGGATCGAATCCAGAAAACAATTCAAAAAAGAGAATGGAAAACTCCCGAATGCCGTAGTCGCCTGCGTTGGAGGCGGCTCGAATGCGATCGGGATGTTCTACGGTTTTCTCAAGGATAAGAAGGTGAAGCTCTATGGTGTAGAAGCCGGAGGTTATTCTTCTACACCCGGTTCTCACTCGGCGACGATGGCGTTCGGAAAGACTGGATTCTTACATGGAACCAAAACTCTCGTGATTCAGGACGAGTTCGGTCAAATCGTTCCGGCTCATTCTGTTTCTGCGGGTCTTGATTATCCCGGAGTCGGTCCGGAGCACGCATTCTTAAATAAGAACGGAAGAGTCACCTATGCAAACGTAAACGACGAAGGTGCGTTAGACGCGTTTCTCGAAGTCTGCCGAATTGAAGGTATCATTCCCGCTCTCGAAACAGCCCACGCCTTTCAATATGCAAAATCTCTTGCGAAAGAGATGGGAAAGAAAGAGGACATTCTTATCTGTTTATCCGGAAGAGGGGACAAGGACGTAGCCGAAGTGGCGAGACTGAGAAAAGGAGAATTTTCTTGAGCACGATATCTGCCGTATTCTCGGATGAGAAAAGTGTTTTTATCCCTTATATCTCGTTAGGCGATCCTGATTACGATTCTTCCGTTGTTTGGGCGGATGCTCTGATTCGAGGAGGCGCCGGGATCTTAGAATTGGGAATTCCGTTTACAGATCCTGTGGCCGATGGTCCGGTAATCCAGAAAGCGTTTAAGAGAGCCTTGGCTCATCCTTTTTCGATGAAGAAAATTTTGGAAGTGACCGCTGAAATTCACAAACTTCATCCGGAAACACCTCTTGTTTATCTGACGTATTTCAATCCCCTGTATTCGATGGGTTTAGAATCGTTTACGGAGATGGCTAAGAATTCCGGAATCCAAGGTCTGATCATTCCCGATCTTCCGTACGATACCCCGGAAGCCGAAGAATTTTTTACTCAACTTGAAAAGAGAAAGATTGATTTTATTCATCTTGTTACCCCGGCCACAACGGAAGAGAGAATTCGTTCTATGAAGTCGCTTGCTTCCGGTTTTATTTATTACGTTACTTCTTACGGTGTTACCGGAGAAAGAAGAGCTCTCGCGGAAGGTCTGGAAGAAAGAATCAAGTTTGTGAAGAAAGTTGTTTCCCTTCCTGTTTGTGCCGGCTTTGGGATTTCTTCTGCAGATCAAGCAAGGGAAATTTCAAGATACGCCGACGGTGTGATCATTGGCTCCGCAGTTCAGAGGATCATCGAAGAGAACGGGAATAACCGGGAGCTTTGTGTGGAAAAGTTATTTTCGTTTTCCTCTGAGATTCGTTCTTCTATGAGATGATGAGGACTCCAGCCTCCATTTTTTGGGGCGTTCATTTTGTCGGCAGTGGAGAGGGAAGAAGGTTTTTTTTAGGATGGGTGAGCACGTGATTTACGGATTTGACTGCGGACCTCTCTTTTAGAGAAGATTAACTTTCTAGTAATAGAAAGAATGGTTGGAACTCCATTCGATTTCGTTTCACGGTTAACTTTTGGTTCGCAATCCAATTCTAATAAAATAGAAAAAAGGAGACAACGCGAAATCCCCAATCCCCAGGCGAGAATCCCTAACTTTACCCAGTCCTCCTCAAAAGGACGAAAATTCATTTTTTTCAGATTGAGATTTTCCTCCTGGTATTTCGCGTAAACCAATCTCTTCCCTAAAAATTTTTTCCGAATCAAAGCTTCGTCAAATCGTAACAAAAGAACGCTCAAAGACGACCTCAAAAACCTCGCCTTCAACCCCTTCTCCCTCACAAAATACTCCGGAATCAAAAGGGAGCAAAGATGCCCCTTTCTCCGAATCTCGCAAGATGCAACCCCCGAGCACAAAGAAGAAACCCTCATACAAAGGACGGTTCCGCGGGAAAAACCTTCGGAGGCAAAAACCGTCAAAAAATTGACAAAACCGAAACGGAGAACCGAAAAGAAACCCAAAAAACGAAACAAAAATCAAAAACAACCCCGAAGAGGGAACCAACGAAACCGGAAAATATTGACGAATCTCAGACGGATAGGATACTGATCCCCGATCTCTTCCCGGAGGAACTATGAGCGAAGCCAAATTTAAAATCACTCCCATACAGATTGTCTTTATCATTTTAGGAATCTTAGGAATCCTTCTCATCAGCTTTACCGCATTTTTCCCGAACTTTTCCCAGAATACGGAATTCCTCTTGGGCGGGTTCGCGGCCCTCATTCTCGCAGCCTATCCGATCTACAAATTCATAGCCGAGAACACACCGGACAAACAAAGATCAGGGAGTATCTGGCTCGCGGTGGTCGTATCCTTAGTGATGTTTTTTCTCTATCAGATCTTCACGCCACTTTCCGAGTTAGAAGAATCTTCCGTCTCTTGGAGATTCACACTCTTAAGAGCGGGGGTCAATAAGAGCGAGAAAGAATCGGACGAAGGAACGATCGAGTACACGCGTTACAATCCTCCGCCGGGAGCCAGACAGGACATCCAGATCATCGGGATCACGACTACCTCTCTCGAAAAGTTGCAAGGAAGATGGCCGCTTCCATGGAAATATTACGCAAACATAATAGACATATTTAAGAATACGTCGAATCAGCTCATGTTCGATATTTTCTTCGTGGATTATAAGCCGGGACAGACGGAAGAAATGGCGGAAGCGTTAGCCAAAAATCCTCAGGTCATGTTTGACTACCCGATGGAAACGAGTTTGGAATCAAAGAGTTCGATTCTAAATTTGGAAAATCGAATCGACGTTTTGAGAAAGTTCAAACTGGAGAATGTGGAAGATCCGGGAGATCTCGGAAGATCCTGGTTGAAGTTTCCGCAACCTCCGATCGAACCCGTCGCCGAAAAAGCGTCCGGATTAGGATTTGCGAATATTAAAAAAGACGAAAGTGGCCTCAACAGAAGGATGCCTCTGGTCGCAAAATTATTAAACGCGGGCCCTTTGAGAGAAACGGAATACTATCCTTCGATCGACTTGATGATCGCTTGTAATTATCTCGGAGTCGACGTAAAAAGAGACGTGGAAGTCGTGATGGGAAAGTATGTGAAGATCAAAAACATACCTCAAAAGACGCTCACGAGTTTCAATCGGAAAACCTTGAAGATGGAAACCAAGGACATCATGAATCGACCGAACGAGAAGAGGGAGATCAAGATTCCGATCGATGAAGACGGGCAGATGCAGATCAACTTTCCGGGAGGATTGTATTCATTCCGAGCGCACGAGGTTTTCGAGGCGGCGACCGAATGGAATGAGGAGACGGCATCTCAATTTCAAAATACGATTTTCTTAGTAGCGATGTATTATGCGACCGGTGCGGGAGCCGCAAAGGATACGCACTTATCACCATTCGGAGATATGTCCGGGATCGAGCACCACGCGGCGGCGATCAACACGATTCTCAATCAAGACTTTCTCTTTGAATTGCCTCTCTGGGGAGAATTTTTGATTCTAATCATCGT
This genomic interval from Leptospira stimsonii contains the following:
- a CDS encoding proline--tRNA ligase gives rise to the protein MKASKYILPTEKENPADAVVASHRLMIRAGLVRKSSAGLYFYLPLGVRILQKIKQIIREEMNATGALEFDLPILTPSELWEQSGRWNAMGKEMFRIQDRHDLKYALGPTHEESFSYLVKPLLKSYKDLPINVYQIQTKFRDEIRPRFGVIRSREFIMKDAYSFHIDDASLDETYQAMRVAYRKMFDRCGLKTIPVLADSGSMGGSASEEFMVVSPIGEETLLLCAKCDYSSNSEKTPLILEKENIPSTLPEKKEVSTPGKKTIEEVSQFLGISAKETIKAVALKSEKKKILVYLRGDLELNLHKLHSLLRIVDTEPMSDLEIGELGLVPGFIQPIAPNEKVKVLYDRSLQKELPYVVGGGKEDLHIQGFILEKEISNLPEFADVALAREGDLCPNCNSPLKAEKGIEVGHIFKLGEKYTKAFGIQVLDQSGKARTLTMGCYGIGVNRTLATVIEQCNDDKGIFWPISIAPFEVTLVSITKGEEQYAKAEEFYNVLKNEGVEVFWDDRDLGPGFKLKDSELIGFPIRVTIGKKFFENGELSIYNRKKDKEESFVFTDFEDFTTRVESLRQELFAELE
- the trpB gene encoding tryptophan synthase subunit beta; translated protein: MGKESKHSEKEGYFGEFGGRYSPEILHDALVELEATYKKLKKNKHFKKELEYYRKNYIGRPSPLTYAERLTKAWGGARIWLKREDLNHTGAHKINNTIGQVLIAKAMGKTRIIAETGAGQHGVATATVGAMFQLETVVYMGDEDLRRQELNAIRMRMMGAKVVGVSAGTATLKDATSEAMRDWALNVSNTHYIVGSAVGPHPFPTIVRDFQSVIGIESRKQFKKENGKLPNAVVACVGGGSNAIGMFYGFLKDKKVKLYGVEAGGYSSTPGSHSATMAFGKTGFLHGTKTLVIQDEFGQIVPAHSVSAGLDYPGVGPEHAFLNKNGRVTYANVNDEGALDAFLEVCRIEGIIPALETAHAFQYAKSLAKEMGKKEDILICLSGRGDKDVAEVARLRKGEFS
- the trpA gene encoding tryptophan synthase subunit alpha, whose amino-acid sequence is MSTISAVFSDEKSVFIPYISLGDPDYDSSVVWADALIRGGAGILELGIPFTDPVADGPVIQKAFKRALAHPFSMKKILEVTAEIHKLHPETPLVYLTYFNPLYSMGLESFTEMAKNSGIQGLIIPDLPYDTPEAEEFFTQLEKRKIDFIHLVTPATTEERIRSMKSLASGFIYYVTSYGVTGERRALAEGLEERIKFVKKVVSLPVCAGFGISSADQAREISRYADGVIIGSAVQRIIEENGNNRELCVEKLFSFSSEIRSSMR
- a CDS encoding DUF1564 family protein → MRVSSLCSGVASCEIRRKGHLCSLLIPEYFVREKGLKARFLRSSLSVLLLRFDEALIRKKFLGKRLVYAKYQEENLNLKKMNFRPFEEDWVKLGILAWGLGISRCLLFSILLELDCEPKVNRETKSNGVPTILSITRKLIFSKREVRSQIRKSRAHPS
- a CDS encoding adenylate/guanylate cyclase domain-containing protein, translating into MSEAKFKITPIQIVFIILGILGILLISFTAFFPNFSQNTEFLLGGFAALILAAYPIYKFIAENTPDKQRSGSIWLAVVVSLVMFFLYQIFTPLSELEESSVSWRFTLLRAGVNKSEKESDEGTIEYTRYNPPPGARQDIQIIGITTTSLEKLQGRWPLPWKYYANIIDIFKNTSNQLMFDIFFVDYKPGQTEEMAEALAKNPQVMFDYPMETSLESKSSILNLENRIDVLRKFKLENVEDPGDLGRSWLKFPQPPIEPVAEKASGLGFANIKKDESGLNRRMPLVAKLLNAGPLRETEYYPSIDLMIACNYLGVDVKRDVEVVMGKYVKIKNIPQKTLTSFNRKTLKMETKDIMNRPNEKREIKIPIDEDGQMQINFPGGLYSFRAHEVFEAATEWNEETASQFQNTIFLVAMYYATGAGAAKDTHLSPFGDMSGIEHHAAAINTILNQDFLFELPLWGEFLILIIVGILAGIIQPRLKTWLAFIFFLATAFLYSVVTLVNFSEFNLVHLYPSVILEQLFIFIGLIGFRILTEEENVKYIRSTFSKFVSKDVVDELLKNPENLNLGGSKRDITIFFSDIRGFTTMSEKMGPEELVQFLNQYLSEMTEIIIEFKGTIDKYMGDAIMAFWGAPVPLEDHAYYGCAAGLAQMRRLATLKEEWKARDLPQMDIGIGLNSGPAVVGNMGSSHRMDYTCMGDTINLGSRLEGTNKEYGTHIIISEYTYEKVKDRVIARELDLIKVKGKTQPVRIYELLDLVNEEDLKLLRKPLQAG